A region from the Cryptosporangium arvum DSM 44712 genome encodes:
- a CDS encoding vWA domain-containing protein, producing the protein MTELSAIADLATTPRDADEILLGFTVALRAAGVPVTHDRASAFLEAASLAGAGEARATYYAGRATLCGSPADLERYDQVYEAYFDPRAGLPRRRQAPPSATTSYSPLPENESAGAGDAADEDVVQAKASAAEVLRNRDIALLSANEKARLAAMFATLDVRLPVRRSGRLRPWHRGSLDASRTLRSSLRRMGEPAELEWRRRALRPRPVVLLVDVSGSMNAYADALLRLAHRIGTGGPGVDTFTLGTRLTRLTRAMRARDAERALIAAGEAVPDWSGGTRLGETLKVFLDRWGRRGVARGAVVVVFSDGWERGDAALLGEQMARLRRIAHRVVWVNPHRGKPRYAPVQGGIQAALPHVDDFVAGHSLAAFAELLDVVARA; encoded by the coding sequence ATGACGGAGTTGTCGGCGATCGCCGATCTGGCCACGACGCCACGGGACGCCGACGAGATCCTGCTCGGCTTCACGGTCGCGCTCCGGGCCGCCGGGGTGCCGGTCACCCACGACCGGGCGTCGGCGTTCCTCGAGGCCGCGTCGCTGGCCGGGGCCGGGGAGGCGCGGGCCACCTACTACGCCGGCCGGGCGACACTCTGCGGCTCCCCGGCCGACCTCGAGCGCTACGACCAGGTCTACGAGGCCTACTTCGACCCCCGCGCCGGCCTGCCCCGGCGTCGCCAGGCCCCGCCCAGCGCCACCACGTCGTACTCGCCGTTGCCCGAGAACGAGTCCGCGGGTGCCGGCGACGCCGCCGACGAGGACGTCGTGCAGGCGAAGGCCAGCGCCGCCGAGGTGCTCCGCAACCGGGACATCGCGCTGCTCAGCGCCAACGAGAAGGCTCGCTTGGCCGCGATGTTCGCGACGCTCGACGTCCGGCTGCCGGTGCGCCGTTCCGGGCGGCTGCGTCCCTGGCACCGCGGCAGCCTCGACGCGTCACGCACGCTGCGCTCCAGCCTGCGCCGGATGGGCGAGCCGGCCGAGCTCGAGTGGCGCCGCCGCGCCCTCCGGCCGCGCCCGGTGGTGCTGCTCGTCGACGTGTCCGGCTCGATGAACGCCTACGCCGACGCCCTGCTGCGCCTGGCCCACCGCATCGGCACCGGCGGCCCCGGGGTCGACACGTTCACGCTCGGCACCAGGCTGACCCGGCTGACCAGGGCGATGCGTGCCCGCGACGCCGAGCGGGCGCTGATCGCCGCCGGGGAGGCCGTGCCGGACTGGTCCGGCGGCACCCGGCTGGGCGAGACGCTGAAGGTGTTCCTCGACCGCTGGGGGCGCCGGGGAGTGGCCAGGGGCGCGGTCGTCGTCGTGTTCTCCGACGGCTGGGAGCGGGGCGACGCGGCGCTGCTCGGTGAGCAGATGGCGCGGCTGCGCCGGATCGCGCACCGGGTCGTCTGGGTCAACCCGCACCGGGGCAAGCCGCGCTACGCCCCGGTCCAAGGGGGCATTCAAGCGGCTTTGCCACATGTCGACGACTTCGTCGCCGGCCACTCACTGGCCGCGTTCGCCGAGTTGCTGGACGTCGTCGCGCGCGCGTAG
- a CDS encoding AAA family ATPase, with the protein MELRSAADISARLGETGYLCDDALATVTFLALGMRRPLLLEGEPGTGKTALAEAIARTLALPLIRLQCYEGIDATQALYDWDFPRQILHLRTLEASGGVDAEQAEKSLYDERFLLARPVLAALRAAPAVLLVDEIDRADDEFEAFLLEVLSTYQVSIPEFGTVTAETPPIVLLTSNRTRELHDALKRRCLYHWIDHPGMDREIEIVRSRAPEVSAALNRQVVTVVQALREIDLQKPPGVAETLDWARALHLLGVATLDLEAAASTLGALVKYREDAEKVRHALDRLLAA; encoded by the coding sequence ATGGAGCTCCGTTCGGCCGCTGACATCTCCGCCCGCCTCGGCGAGACCGGCTACCTGTGCGACGATGCCCTGGCCACCGTCACGTTCCTGGCGCTCGGGATGCGGCGGCCCCTGCTGCTGGAGGGCGAACCGGGCACCGGCAAGACCGCGCTGGCCGAGGCGATCGCCCGGACGCTCGCGCTGCCGCTGATCCGGCTGCAGTGCTACGAGGGCATCGACGCCACTCAGGCGCTCTACGACTGGGACTTCCCCCGGCAGATCCTGCACCTGCGCACGCTCGAGGCCTCCGGCGGCGTCGACGCCGAGCAGGCCGAGAAGTCGCTCTACGACGAGCGTTTCCTGCTGGCCCGTCCGGTGCTGGCCGCGCTGCGCGCTGCGCCGGCCGTGCTGCTCGTCGACGAGATCGACCGTGCCGACGACGAGTTCGAGGCGTTCCTGCTCGAGGTGCTCTCCACCTATCAGGTGAGCATCCCGGAGTTCGGCACGGTCACCGCCGAGACGCCGCCGATCGTGCTGCTGACGTCCAACCGCACCCGGGAACTGCACGACGCGCTCAAGCGGCGCTGTCTCTACCACTGGATCGACCACCCGGGCATGGACCGGGAGATCGAGATCGTCCGCTCGCGGGCGCCGGAGGTCTCGGCCGCGCTCAACCGCCAGGTGGTCACCGTCGTGCAGGCCCTGCGCGAGATCGATCTGCAGAAGCCGCCCGGCGTGGCCGAGACGCTCGACTGGGCCCGCGCCCTGCACCTGCTCGGCGTCGCCACGCTCGACCTCGAGGCCGCGGCGAGCACGCTCGGCGCGCTGGTGAAGTACCGCGAGGACGCCGAGAAGGTGCGCCACGCGCTGGACCGCCTGCTCGCGGCATGA
- a CDS encoding CDP-glycerol--glycerophosphate glycerophosphotransferase, giving the protein MRVVYTSFSGRYSSNPRALFEGVRRSRPDWENLWLAAPARLGDFPAGVPTVPFGGEECVAALEGADLVISDDHIALDWEKRPGTVYLQTWHGTPLKRIHRDVLWAPPGRLDRLSEDVARWDHLLSPNRVSTPRLRRAFEFTGPIHETGYPRNDVLNAPAASKVRSEVRAALGIADSTTAVLYTPTWRDDQVFGGDGPDFSLAIDPARFAAALGPDHALLLRTHSLVTHRLAPADGGPLVDVSDYPDVAELYLAADVMVTDYSSTMFDFAVTGKPILFYAYDLDDYRDRLRGFYFDLTEDPPGPVLGTEEQVLAALADLDPVVAAYRPAYERFRATFGHAEDGHATDRVLALLG; this is encoded by the coding sequence GTGCGCGTCGTCTACACCTCGTTCTCCGGGCGGTACAGCAGCAACCCGCGGGCGCTCTTCGAGGGCGTCCGGCGCAGTCGGCCGGACTGGGAGAACCTGTGGCTCGCCGCCCCGGCCCGGCTCGGTGACTTCCCCGCCGGGGTGCCGACCGTGCCGTTCGGCGGCGAGGAGTGCGTGGCCGCGCTGGAAGGCGCCGACCTGGTGATCTCCGACGATCACATCGCGCTGGACTGGGAGAAGCGGCCCGGCACCGTCTACCTGCAGACCTGGCACGGGACACCGCTCAAGCGCATCCACCGCGACGTGCTGTGGGCGCCGCCGGGACGGCTGGACCGCCTCAGCGAGGACGTCGCCCGCTGGGACCACCTGCTCTCGCCCAACCGGGTGAGCACGCCCCGGCTGCGTCGCGCGTTCGAGTTCACCGGACCGATCCACGAGACCGGCTACCCGCGCAACGACGTGCTCAACGCACCGGCCGCGAGCAAGGTCCGGTCGGAGGTACGTGCCGCGCTGGGGATCGCCGATTCCACCACCGCGGTTCTCTACACGCCGACCTGGCGCGACGACCAGGTGTTCGGCGGCGACGGCCCCGATTTCTCGCTGGCCATCGACCCGGCCCGCTTCGCCGCCGCGCTCGGCCCCGACCACGCGCTCCTGCTGCGCACCCACAGCCTGGTCACCCACCGCCTGGCCCCGGCGGACGGCGGCCCGCTCGTCGACGTGTCCGACTACCCGGACGTCGCCGAGCTGTACCTGGCCGCCGACGTGATGGTCACCGACTACTCGTCGACGATGTTCGACTTCGCCGTCACCGGCAAGCCGATCCTGTTCTACGCCTACGACCTCGACGACTACCGCGACCGCCTGCGCGGGTTCTACTTCGACCTGACCGAGGACCCGCCCGGCCCGGTGCTGGGTACCGAGGAGCAGGTGCTCGCCGCCCTGGCCGACCTCGACCCGGTCGTCGCGGCGTACCGGCCGGCCTACGAGCGGTTCCGGGCCACGTTCGGTCACGCCGAAGACGGTCACGCCACCGACCGGGTCCTCGCGCTGCTGGGTTGA
- a CDS encoding methyl-accepting chemotaxis protein — translation MRRVFSDLPVSRKLLLVVSVVCALLLVVGSVGLSKLGGAQDRIQGLYRDSLQAVAELGDVEADVGEIRVQVLNLLIATRPADLATAKTRMQTADADLDTQWKAYVATDMTGREEARDRFAAALASYRTVRDTELVPLAMANDDQTFVAVRNAKATPLVDAMTAALADLKTIEDDAGAASMNAAKSAYGSARLLITGLIALGIVLGVSLALLVGRSIAARLGRTVAVLESMAEGRLDQRTDVAGRDEVGRMSAALDTATERLGAVLRDVDSNVTALAGASEELNGVASQLRGNADESAARAGTASDASATITQNILTVAAGSDEIGASIGEIARNTTEAASVASQAVQSAAHTEAVLRRLGDSSEEINTVVRLITSIAEQTNLLALNATIEAARAGEAGKGFAVVANEVKDLAQETARATEDIAGRVAAIQRDSAAAVEAIAEITDVINRINDAQSTIAAAVEEQSATTTEMSRNVNEVATRSRDISDNVSGVADVAAQTTRGAATAADTAERLTGIAAAVRTSLGGLRY, via the coding sequence GTGCGGCGCGTCTTCTCGGACTTGCCGGTGTCCCGCAAGCTGCTGCTCGTCGTCTCGGTGGTCTGCGCGTTGCTGCTGGTGGTCGGCAGCGTGGGGCTGTCCAAGCTCGGTGGGGCCCAGGACCGGATCCAGGGCCTCTACCGCGACTCGCTGCAGGCGGTGGCCGAACTCGGCGACGTCGAGGCGGACGTCGGCGAGATCCGGGTGCAGGTGCTGAACCTCCTGATCGCGACCCGGCCGGCCGACCTCGCGACCGCGAAGACCCGGATGCAGACGGCCGACGCCGACCTGGACACGCAGTGGAAGGCCTACGTCGCGACCGACATGACCGGCCGGGAGGAGGCGCGCGACCGGTTCGCGGCCGCGCTGGCGTCGTACCGCACGGTCCGTGACACCGAGCTCGTACCGCTGGCGATGGCGAACGACGACCAGACGTTCGTCGCGGTGCGCAACGCCAAGGCCACGCCGCTCGTCGACGCGATGACCGCCGCGCTGGCCGACCTCAAGACGATCGAGGACGACGCCGGCGCGGCCTCGATGAACGCCGCGAAGAGCGCATACGGGTCGGCCCGGCTGCTGATCACCGGCCTGATCGCGCTCGGCATCGTGCTGGGGGTCTCGCTCGCGCTGCTGGTCGGACGCTCGATCGCGGCGCGGCTGGGGCGCACGGTCGCGGTGCTGGAGAGCATGGCCGAGGGCCGGCTGGACCAGCGCACCGACGTCGCCGGCCGGGACGAGGTCGGCCGGATGAGCGCGGCGCTCGACACCGCCACCGAACGTCTCGGCGCGGTGCTGCGTGACGTCGACAGCAACGTGACCGCGCTGGCCGGTGCGTCCGAGGAGCTGAACGGCGTCGCCTCCCAGCTGCGCGGCAACGCCGACGAGTCCGCCGCCCGGGCCGGGACCGCGTCCGACGCGTCCGCGACGATCACCCAGAACATCCTCACGGTCGCGGCCGGCTCCGACGAGATCGGCGCGTCGATCGGCGAGATCGCCCGCAACACCACCGAGGCGGCGTCGGTCGCGTCGCAGGCCGTGCAGTCGGCCGCCCACACCGAGGCGGTCCTGCGCCGGCTCGGCGATTCCTCCGAGGAGATCAACACGGTCGTCCGGCTGATCACCTCGATCGCCGAGCAGACCAACCTGCTGGCGCTGAACGCGACGATCGAGGCGGCCAGGGCCGGGGAGGCCGGCAAGGGGTTCGCGGTCGTGGCCAACGAGGTCAAGGACCTCGCGCAGGAGACCGCCAGGGCGACCGAGGACATCGCCGGCCGGGTCGCGGCGATCCAGCGCGACTCGGCCGCGGCCGTGGAGGCGATCGCCGAGATCACCGACGTCATCAACCGGATCAACGACGCCCAGAGCACGATCGCCGCCGCGGTGGAGGAACAGTCGGCGACGACGACCGAGATGAGCCGCAACGTCAACGAGGTTGCGACCCGTTCGCGCGACATCAGCGACAACGTCTCCGGCGTCGCCGACGTCGCCGCGCAGACCACCCGCGGCGCGGCCACCGCGGCCGACACCGCCGAGCGGCTCACCGGGATCGCCGCCGCGGTGCGTACCAGTTTGGGCGGTCTGCGTTACTGA
- a CDS encoding GAF and ANTAR domain-containing protein — translation MDLTPDQIREITALGGLVLGQDDLVGTLQEITRIACRLVPGGEACSITTFQDGRPAAPAFSDDWARELDELQFTEREGPCLDASRTGNVFRSRDLAGEGRWPAYAERAAANGARSSLSVPLHSDGVTFGALNIYSRKPDAFSGEAVALGQVLAGLAGQASQVAAAFFHHRDLAEQMRDAMRSRSVIDQAIGVLIAQRKITPDAAFDVLRETSQHLNVKLRLVARDVVETGELPSRRV, via the coding sequence ATGGACCTGACGCCGGACCAGATTCGTGAGATCACCGCCCTCGGAGGGCTGGTCCTCGGCCAGGACGACCTGGTCGGCACGCTGCAGGAGATCACCAGGATCGCCTGCCGGCTGGTGCCCGGCGGCGAGGCCTGCTCGATCACCACGTTCCAGGACGGCCGGCCCGCCGCGCCGGCGTTCAGCGACGACTGGGCCAGGGAACTGGACGAGCTGCAGTTCACCGAGCGGGAAGGGCCCTGCCTGGACGCCAGCCGCACCGGGAACGTGTTCCGCAGCCGCGACCTGGCCGGTGAGGGCCGCTGGCCCGCCTACGCCGAGCGGGCCGCCGCCAACGGCGCCCGCAGCTCGCTGTCGGTTCCGCTGCACAGCGACGGCGTGACGTTCGGCGCGCTGAACATCTACTCCCGCAAGCCCGACGCGTTCTCCGGCGAGGCGGTCGCGCTCGGGCAGGTGCTCGCAGGGCTGGCCGGGCAGGCCAGCCAGGTCGCCGCCGCGTTCTTCCACCACCGCGATCTGGCCGAGCAGATGCGCGACGCGATGCGGTCCCGCTCGGTGATCGACCAGGCGATCGGCGTCCTGATAGCGCAGCGGAAAATCACCCCGGACGCGGCCTTCGACGTCCTCCGCGAGACGTCCCAACACTTGAACGTCAAACTGCGGCTCGTCGCGCGGGACGTCGTCGAAACCGGCGAACTTCCCTCCCGACGCGTTTAG
- the fdh gene encoding formate dehydrogenase, giving the protein MGVRTWIESWPVYRQLTGTDPLGRGAATQSERSATLTPRTTGADRVAHSVCPYCAVGCAQNVYVTDDRVVQIEGNPDSPHSRGRLCPKGSASKQLVTGPHREQKVLYRAPYATDWTELELETAMDMVTDRFLDARARGWQDTDENGNVVRRTLGLASLGGATLDNEENYLINKLFTAAGAIQIENQARIUHSSTVPGLGTSFGRGGATNTQQDLANADCIVIMGSNMAEAHPVGFQWVIEAKKRGARIIHVDPRFTRTSALAHQYVSLRAGSDVVFLGGVINYILSNNKDFREYVAAYTNASYLVDEEFQDTDDLDGLFSGYDPATASYDMTSWQYQGAEKSTEKKRQSTSEAKEQATGLQHESGGAPLRGPTHPPSDPSLQDPNCVFQVLKRHFARYTPEQVEEICGVSQREFLDVCEAWTANSGRERTTAVVYAVGWTQHTLGVQFIRASAIIQLLLGNMGRPGGGIMAMRGHASIQGSTDIPTLFNLLPGYLPMPSASTHTDLATFVDDIVGDKQKGFWAHADAYIVSLLKEYWGAAATAENDYCYDYLPRLTGDHGTYRTAMDMVDGKISGYFLLGQNPAVGSAHGKLQRLGMANLDWLVVRDLAMIESATFWKDSPEVETGEIVPEECRTEVFFFPAAAHTEKEGTFTQTQRLLQWREKAVSPQGDQRSELWFFYHLGRRLKERLAGSTDPRDRPLQDLNWNYGLRGDEPDAESVLKAINGYDLRTGELLGGYTELKADGSTACGCWIYSGVYAGGVNRADRREPKSEHEWGWAWPADRRILYNRASADPEGRPWSERKKYVWWDEEKGEWTGKDVPDFEKTKPPSYRAPDGAIGVDALQGDDPFIMQADGKGWLFAPSGLQDGPLPTHYEPHESPFANALYHQAANPTRKVYGRADNPSDPSPPERGSEVFPFVLTTSRLTEHHTAGGMSRTLPYLAELQPALTVEVSPALAAERGLEHLGWATVVTSRAAIEARVLVTERMRPLRVLDRTVHQVWLPYHWGSAGLVTGDSTNDLFGVALDPNVLIQETKVATCDVRPGRRPRGPELLEFVRGYRARAGITVETGTHVQTGGPAHVEEGER; this is encoded by the coding sequence GTGGGCGTGCGCACCTGGATCGAGAGCTGGCCGGTCTACCGGCAGCTCACCGGAACCGACCCGTTGGGTCGCGGCGCCGCCACCCAGTCGGAACGCTCGGCGACGCTGACCCCGCGCACCACCGGGGCCGACCGCGTCGCGCACTCGGTCTGCCCATACTGCGCGGTCGGCTGCGCCCAGAACGTGTACGTCACCGACGACCGGGTCGTGCAGATCGAGGGCAACCCCGACTCGCCGCACAGCCGCGGGCGGCTCTGCCCGAAGGGCTCGGCCAGCAAGCAGCTGGTGACCGGCCCGCACCGCGAGCAGAAGGTGCTCTACCGCGCGCCGTACGCCACCGACTGGACCGAGCTCGAACTCGAGACCGCGATGGACATGGTCACCGACCGGTTCCTCGACGCTCGCGCGCGCGGCTGGCAGGACACCGACGAGAACGGCAACGTCGTCCGCCGGACCCTCGGCCTGGCCAGCCTCGGCGGCGCCACCCTGGACAACGAAGAGAACTACCTGATCAATAAGCTGTTCACGGCGGCCGGCGCGATCCAGATCGAGAACCAGGCCCGTATTTGACACTCCTCCACGGTTCCCGGTCTGGGGACCTCCTTCGGGCGCGGCGGCGCGACGAACACGCAGCAGGACCTGGCGAACGCTGACTGCATCGTCATCATGGGCTCGAACATGGCCGAGGCCCACCCGGTGGGTTTCCAGTGGGTGATCGAGGCCAAGAAGCGCGGCGCGCGGATCATCCACGTCGACCCGCGGTTCACCCGGACGAGCGCGCTGGCGCACCAGTACGTCTCGCTGCGCGCCGGGAGCGACGTCGTGTTCCTGGGCGGCGTGATCAACTACATCCTGAGCAACAACAAGGACTTCCGGGAGTACGTCGCGGCGTACACGAACGCGTCCTACCTGGTCGATGAGGAGTTCCAGGACACCGACGACCTCGACGGGCTGTTCAGCGGCTACGACCCGGCGACGGCCAGCTACGACATGACGTCCTGGCAGTACCAGGGCGCGGAGAAGTCCACCGAGAAGAAGCGGCAGAGCACCTCCGAGGCCAAGGAGCAGGCCACCGGGCTGCAGCACGAGTCAGGGGGCGCTCCGCTGCGGGGGCCGACCCATCCGCCGTCCGACCCGTCGCTGCAGGATCCGAACTGCGTCTTCCAGGTGCTCAAGCGGCACTTCGCGCGGTACACGCCGGAGCAGGTCGAGGAGATCTGCGGCGTCTCCCAGCGGGAGTTCCTGGACGTCTGCGAGGCGTGGACGGCGAACTCGGGGCGCGAGCGCACCACCGCGGTGGTCTACGCGGTGGGCTGGACCCAGCACACGCTCGGCGTGCAATTCATCCGGGCCTCGGCCATCATCCAGCTGCTGCTGGGCAACATGGGCCGGCCCGGCGGGGGCATCATGGCGATGCGCGGGCACGCCAGCATCCAGGGCTCCACCGACATCCCGACGCTGTTCAACCTGCTGCCGGGCTACCTGCCGATGCCCAGCGCGTCGACGCACACGGATCTCGCGACGTTCGTCGACGACATCGTCGGCGACAAGCAAAAAGGCTTCTGGGCCCACGCCGACGCGTACATTGTGTCGCTACTCAAGGAGTACTGGGGCGCGGCCGCGACGGCGGAGAACGACTACTGCTACGACTACCTCCCCCGGCTCACCGGCGACCACGGCACCTACCGCACGGCGATGGACATGGTGGACGGCAAGATCAGCGGGTACTTCCTGCTGGGCCAGAACCCAGCGGTCGGCTCCGCGCACGGCAAGCTCCAGCGTCTCGGGATGGCCAACCTGGACTGGCTGGTCGTCCGCGACCTCGCGATGATCGAGAGCGCCACGTTCTGGAAGGACTCGCCGGAGGTCGAGACCGGCGAGATCGTGCCGGAGGAGTGCCGCACCGAGGTGTTCTTCTTCCCCGCCGCGGCGCACACCGAGAAAGAAGGAACGTTCACCCAGACGCAACGCCTGCTGCAGTGGCGCGAGAAGGCGGTGTCGCCGCAGGGCGACCAGCGCTCCGAGCTGTGGTTCTTCTACCACCTGGGCCGGCGGTTGAAGGAGCGGCTGGCCGGCTCCACCGACCCGCGCGACCGCCCGCTGCAGGATCTGAACTGGAACTACGGCCTACGCGGCGACGAACCCGACGCCGAGTCGGTGCTCAAGGCGATCAACGGCTACGACCTGCGCACCGGTGAGCTGCTCGGCGGGTACACCGAGTTGAAGGCCGACGGCTCGACCGCGTGCGGGTGCTGGATCTACTCCGGGGTGTACGCCGGCGGTGTGAACCGGGCCGACCGTCGCGAGCCCAAGAGCGAGCACGAGTGGGGCTGGGCGTGGCCGGCCGACCGGCGCATCCTCTACAACCGCGCGTCGGCCGACCCCGAGGGACGCCCGTGGAGCGAGCGGAAGAAGTACGTCTGGTGGGACGAGGAGAAGGGCGAGTGGACCGGGAAGGACGTCCCGGACTTCGAAAAGACGAAGCCGCCGTCCTACCGGGCGCCGGACGGCGCGATCGGCGTCGACGCACTGCAGGGTGACGACCCGTTCATCATGCAGGCCGACGGGAAGGGCTGGCTGTTCGCGCCGAGCGGTCTGCAGGACGGGCCGCTGCCGACGCACTACGAGCCGCACGAGTCGCCGTTCGCCAACGCGCTGTACCACCAGGCCGCCAACCCGACCCGGAAGGTGTACGGCCGGGCCGACAACCCGTCCGACCCGTCGCCGCCCGAGCGGGGCTCCGAGGTGTTCCCGTTCGTGCTCACGACGTCGCGGCTGACCGAGCACCACACGGCCGGCGGGATGAGCCGCACGCTGCCGTACCTGGCGGAACTGCAGCCGGCGCTGACCGTCGAGGTCTCCCCCGCGCTCGCGGCCGAACGAGGGCTCGAGCACCTGGGCTGGGCCACGGTCGTGACGTCCCGGGCCGCGATCGAGGCCCGGGTGCTGGTGACCGAGCGGATGCGGCCGCTGCGTGTGCTCGACCGCACCGTGCACCAGGTCTGGCTGCCGTACCACTGGGGCAGCGCCGGGCTGGTCACCGGCGACTCGACGAACGACCTGTTCGGGGTGGCGCTGGACCCGAACGTGCTGATCCAGGAGACGAAGGTCGCGACCTGCGACGTGCGGCCGGGACGACGTCCCCGGGGCCCGGAACTGCTCGAGTTCGTGCGTGGGTACCGGGCTCGCGCGGGCATCACGGTCGAGACCGGAACGCACGTCCAGACCGGTGGTCCGGCTCATGTGGAGGAGGGCGAGCGGTGA
- a CDS encoding 4Fe-4S dicluster domain-containing protein yields the protein MNSFYGPLENPAADAGYVQPPPRKGFFTDTSVCIGCKACEVACKEWNGVPDDGFNLLGMSFDNTGELGANTWRHVAFIEQAPPAAREPVERGPVDIGMPGSALPGAGSGEESRQDFRWLMSSDVCKHCTHAGCLDVCPTGALFRTEFGTVVVQQDICNGCGYCVSGCPYGVIDRREDDGRAWKCTLCYDRLRDGQEPACAKACPTDSIQYGDLDELRARAAARLEDLHADGVEQARLYGESPDDGVGGDGAFFLLLDEPEVYGLPPDPRVPTRDAGRMWAAAGLAGLSMVAGAVAAFVGSRR from the coding sequence GTGAACAGCTTCTACGGTCCGCTGGAGAATCCCGCCGCCGACGCGGGGTACGTCCAGCCGCCACCGCGTAAGGGATTCTTCACCGACACGTCGGTGTGCATCGGCTGCAAGGCGTGCGAGGTCGCCTGCAAGGAGTGGAACGGCGTCCCCGACGACGGGTTCAACCTGCTCGGCATGTCGTTCGACAACACCGGTGAGCTCGGCGCGAACACCTGGCGGCACGTCGCCTTCATCGAGCAGGCTCCCCCGGCCGCGCGCGAACCGGTGGAGCGCGGGCCGGTCGACATCGGCATGCCGGGGTCCGCGCTGCCGGGCGCGGGGTCCGGGGAGGAATCGCGGCAGGACTTCCGCTGGCTGATGTCGTCGGACGTCTGCAAGCACTGCACCCACGCCGGGTGCCTGGACGTCTGCCCGACCGGCGCGCTGTTCCGCACCGAGTTCGGCACGGTCGTCGTCCAGCAGGACATCTGCAACGGCTGCGGGTACTGCGTCTCCGGCTGCCCGTACGGGGTCATCGACCGCCGCGAGGACGACGGGCGCGCCTGGAAGTGCACGCTCTGTTACGACCGGCTGCGCGACGGCCAGGAGCCCGCGTGCGCGAAGGCCTGCCCCACCGACTCGATCCAATACGGCGACCTCGACGAACTGCGGGCCCGGGCCGCCGCGCGCCTCGAGGACCTGCACGCGGACGGCGTCGAGCAGGCGCGGTTGTACGGCGAGAGCCCCGACGACGGGGTGGGCGGCGACGGCGCGTTCTTCCTGCTGCTCGACGAGCCCGAGGTGTACGGCCTGCCACCGGACCCGCGCGTGCCGACCCGGGACGCCGGCCGGATGTGGGCGGCCGCGGGGCTGGCCGGGCTGAGCATGGTCGCCGGTGCGGTCGCCGCCTTCGTGGGGAGCCGGCGGTGA
- the nrfD gene encoding NrfD/PsrC family molybdoenzyme membrane anchor subunit — protein sequence MKTREPEFSSYYGRQILKTPVWKDDIAYYFFLGGLSAGSALLAAGGDLTGRPALRRGGRLGGLLALSAGTYYLIVDLGRPERFHHMLRVAKPTSPMSMGTWALSVYGGALGAAAAAELVPRRWRRLHRLAHRAARPAGLAAAAVAPAVASYTAVLISHTAVPFWNAAKDELPFVFVGSAAASGAGLGLILAPRAQASPARRLAVIGAGIELLASHRMEGRLGLIGDVLHEEKPRRYLTAAKWLTAGGAVGAALFARRSRTAAVVSGVALLAGSLGQRLGIFHAGVESTKDPKYVVVPQRERLARGVTEPAP from the coding sequence GTGAAGACCCGGGAACCGGAGTTCTCGTCGTACTACGGCCGGCAGATCCTGAAGACGCCGGTCTGGAAGGACGACATCGCCTACTACTTCTTCCTCGGCGGGCTCTCGGCCGGCTCGGCGCTGCTGGCCGCCGGGGGTGACCTCACCGGGCGGCCGGCGCTGCGGCGCGGCGGACGGCTCGGCGGGCTCCTCGCGCTCAGCGCGGGGACGTACTACCTGATCGTCGACCTGGGGCGGCCGGAGCGGTTCCACCACATGCTGCGGGTGGCGAAGCCGACGTCGCCGATGAGCATGGGCACGTGGGCGCTGTCGGTGTACGGCGGCGCGCTGGGGGCGGCCGCGGCGGCGGAGCTGGTGCCGCGGCGGTGGCGTCGGCTGCACCGGCTCGCGCACCGGGCCGCCCGGCCGGCGGGGCTGGCGGCGGCCGCGGTGGCGCCCGCGGTGGCCTCCTACACCGCGGTGCTGATCTCGCACACCGCGGTGCCGTTCTGGAACGCCGCGAAGGACGAGTTGCCGTTCGTGTTCGTCGGGAGCGCGGCGGCGAGTGGCGCCGGGCTCGGGTTGATCCTCGCTCCGCGTGCGCAGGCGTCGCCCGCGCGACGCCTGGCCGTCATCGGGGCCGGGATCGAGCTGCTCGCCTCGCACCGGATGGAGGGGCGGCTCGGGCTGATCGGGGACGTGCTGCACGAGGAGAAGCCGCGGCGGTACCTCACCGCGGCGAAGTGGCTCACGGCCGGCGGCGCGGTGGGCGCCGCGCTGTTCGCGCGTCGCTCACGCACCGCGGCCGTGGTGTCGGGGGTGGCGCTGCTGGCCGGGAGCCTCGGTCAGCGCCTGGGCATCTTCCACGCCGGGGTGGAATCCACCAAGGACCCGAAGTACGTGGTGGTCCCCCAGCGCGAACGCCTGGCCCGCGGGGTCACCGAACCCGCACCGTGA